The Rosa chinensis cultivar Old Blush chromosome 7, RchiOBHm-V2, whole genome shotgun sequence DNA segment TCTTTGTCGAAGCACTTCGGTGGAAGTCTTTGCTCGAATTTGGGTCTAGGTGTAACACTCACTGGTAAGCTCTCTCTTTGATCTATTCATTTTCAAATCTATAAATCTGTATCAGGTTTTGGGGTTTCGAAAAAGGGGTTTAATCTGTGTTTTATTTTATGTGAATTTGATTTCTGAATCGGCCTTGACACCAAACTCGACGGCCTCCATCTCTACTTCATATTCTAGTTCATTAATAGATCTGGTTGTTTTACCTTGATTTCTGGGCATAATGTGGTTTGTTTCAATTTAGTTTGCTTAGGGTTTATATGATTGCATTTGGGTTTCAAGACTGGGCTTTTTATTTAGGCATTATTGTTCTCTCTCTCGACCTTTCAAGCTTGTTAAagcttcaatttttttgggttgtATGTTTCACTGCTCTGatatatgttttggatttttttctttttgtttttgcttggtTGTAGGTTGAATTGTTCTGGTGATGCCGATTGAAATTACTGGTGAATATGTATTTGAGGTATTGTAACATTTCTAGATTCCCCCCATTAAAATTTGTTGCATTATGAATTCTATCTTATGTTTAGATTGTTAATAGTTATCAGTCTCTTTGTTGGTTTTGAAGTGCAGATTAGTTCAGATTATATAGTTTCGATATGGACTGAGTAGAGCAATAGCCATTTGCCATTCAGAAGACAAACAAGTAGTAACTTTAGCAGGTGTGCTCGTTTTGTGTCTGCCACCCTATTTTTATTGCTTATATTTTCATGCATTTCATTGTTCCTTTAGTTGATGATGAAACTTCAATTGTAGAGATGAAAACAACATTATGAAAATAACATCTTCTTTGAGTTGACCTTGTGAGCAGACAATTTAAAAAGCTTGGGGTTTGTGTATATCCATAGTGCTTCTCTGCTTCTTCCTCACCCAAGATTAGCATGAGCCTCAAAGCCGGCATCGTTGGCCTCCCTAATGTCGGAAAGTCCACGCTTTTCAACGCCGTCGTATGCCCTACCAACCCCTCTCTCTTTATTTGAATTTGATATGTTTAACAACTTCTTAAGTCTCTATTTTGATTCTAGAACTGAAATTTAAACTGGTTTTAGACTTTTAGGGATAAAAGTTTAATACTTTTTAATCCAGGGCAACAGTTTGCATCAGTAGTTATGgaccatttttgtttttttttttttaaccaaagtTTGATTTTTGGTTAATTTGATGGACCATAATGTGGGATGGAATTTATAATGTGGTTCAGTGTTTCGGTTTTCGTATACTATTGTGACTTGTGAGTGATGCATAGTGTTGATATGAACATGGTATTATGGCTGTAGGTTGAGAATGGGAAGGCTCAAGCAGCCAATTTTTCGTTTTGTACGATAGAGCCAAACGTTGGGATTGTTGCAGTTCTGGATCTGCGCCTAAATGTACTTTCTGATCTCAGCAAGTCTCAGCGTGTAGTCCCAACATCTTTGGAGTTTGTGGATATTGCTGGCCTTGTGAAGGGTGCTAGTCAAGGAGAGGTGAAATTCCATGGtcttttttttccccctctttttggttttatgttaGAATGTATCagcttatttattttctttgaggAAAAAAGGAAATAGCATCAGCTTAATTTATTGTCTTACTTTTATTCCTTGCAGGGGTTGGGGAATAAATTCTTGTCAAATATTCGCGAGGTGGACTCCATACTTCAGGTTTCTATCCTTTACTTATTGGTGCCATTTATTTGTAATTACCATCTTTTCCTTGTTCtgaaaatctttattttttggGTTGGTAATGGAGCCATTATATAGCttaagaaatgtatatgtgTGAGTGTGGTGGACAGAGAGGATACATTAGTTGCTCTTGAAAGGATATGTTATTTTGTACCAATATAGTTTCTTCTCAAACTCATAGCAAAGGACAATAGAACGATTCTGAAGAATCTAAACTTCAATAGTGCTTTGTTTATTCATATGTAGAAAGCCTCCCCTTACTTGACAAGACCCTTGTTGTTTCTTACACAGAGAACTCGTCAGATGGCTATTGCACTTAGACTAGAATATTACATTCAAGTACATTTATTGTGATTTGGTTGCTCGAATTATGGTTTAGGCGACTAAATTGTTAAGAGCCTATCAAATTGTTGTGGTTGCTTTTGTTGATTTTTCGCTTATCTGTTTTGGCTTCTTGTATGTCTTGGTTCTGCTGCCACAGAACACAGCTTCGTTACTGTAATTAACCCAGTTTTGGAGTAAACATATATAGCTTGGAAAGACAAACTCCTAGATTGGTGTCTTGCACAACATGAACTTAATACAACTTTAAACAGTGGACTGTGGAATTATTGCTGCTACAATAGTCAAGTGTCTGTTTTCAGATTACATggtctttatttttttacctttatttttttttttcttctctaaaaTAGACTTGTAGAATTAGCATGCATTGGATTCCTCCACTCGTTTTTGTTTATACCATTTTCATTTTGTGGTTTAGATTTGTTCATTAGATGATTACATATAATAAAAATGAGAGATATTGAAAATGTTTTGTTGTTCAGTGAGGAAGGCAAGAGGACTTGCTTGTCTTCATGAGGAGTCATGCCCAAGGACTGTGCATAGGGATGTCAATGCCAGTAATATTTTGCTCGACGCAGAACTCtgcctaaaaatatcatattttggATTAGTAAAGCTTTATGATGATGACAAAACCCATACCAGTACCTGAATTGCAGGACAATGTAAGCTGCATATATAATGTACACTGAACGGTTTTATGCTTTATATGTAGTTGATAGCTGCAAATATATGTACACTGAACTATATTTCCCCTCCTGAAATTGTGCTTGTTGGCCATAGGTTCTTctctttttatattttaattgttgttgAAGTTCTCATAGCATATCATGTTTGATTGAGAATGTAGGGAAAAATCAATAATTTCCCAACACTTAAAAGGGGTATAACAGATGCTCAGCGATCAAAGTTCGATTATTGCACACCATGTGTTTGACTCCCAAGCTTAACTGCTGAACCAGTAGGGCATTTcatgattttcgaaaaaccTATACTTCTTATtttactctcagtttttgaTATTTTAAAGAGGACTTTTCAATGTTCATTTTGAACTTGGTTTCGTGAAAAACAGAGTTAAAATGAGATATTTATTCTATTTTGAAGTTATTGCactgtttcaggatttctgcAGAATTCAGCAATTCTGTCACtttagattcttgtttgaccatCCATTTGAACTGGGAATAGCATGAAACTCTACGAAATAGTAGCTTTGCATATctacttgaaatctggaaaGTTGTGCTTGAAATCACTAAAAGAATagttgttggtgaatttttctttctttttactaGTTTTCTGAAACTGTCTCAAGCTTGCAACTTATTATTACTCTTAGAATTCTTATGAGTATGCTTGTGGAATAGATTTAAATTTGTTACTATTTCAAACATATATAGGCAACAACTATAAATCTTGTGGGGTGAGGATGCATTCAAAGATGGGCATACAATCAGCTTCTAGATGGAGCCTGAAGTGTTTGGATATTCTCACAAGACATTTATATTGGGAAAAAATGTTAGGCGACTTGCAAGCATGAGGGAAGTAACTGGAacttgtgcttctctgctggtatattgtcatgcaccatgtgtggcatgttttggaacaatatatatgtgtatcagcttttttatgtcccaagtagatgggcatgcactatgccagaaaagcaatcagacgacagaggagatctgtcgtctgattaaaaaaatttctgttgtctagtacggtgccgtctcttggggcatcagacgacagatttcctctgtcgtcttatttatcagacgacagaaatttGTTAGGTCTTCTGTTGTTTGATGAAATCGAGACATGAGGCTAGTGAATTCAAACGACAGATAAATGTGGTATGAACTAGAAACAAATAACAGTTCCTTATAATTTCTGTGGTCTGAATGGACTTACAATAACAGTTAAGTGTTGTTTTATTCCAGTtcaataacagttaactgtcatTTGTATTCAGTTTAGAATACAATTATCTATCGTCTTTAGTCACCTAAGATAacacttatatgttgttttatatgAATTATAGTCACAGATAAGTGTACATTGAACTTAGTTCATACTATATTTATTTACCGTTTGAGCTTAGTCACAGATGACAGTTAAATGACGTTTAAAGGGAATACAAATAACAGTTGTCTGTGGTTTTTATTAACTTATAGTAATAGTTATCTGTTGTGGCATATGACTTGGAATTACAATTAAGTGTGGTTTAAAAGTTGTTAAGGTTACATTTATCTATTGTTGTGGTTTATACTCTACAACAGTTAAATAAAGGTTGAAGAGCACAGACAGGACAATTATTTGTTGCTTGAAGCTAATTTGAGCAACAGTTAAATGttgtttcattttgtttgtAACCATAGAATTTTGTggttgttttagtttttagtcAACAAATTTTGTTCGACTCTGTCTTTGTTTTGACATGAAGACAACAATTATCTGTTTTTTGAGTGCATATAAAACAACATACTTGAATTTCATTCTGTTGTTACTTTCTATTTTAgatgacaattttctgttgtttaagtgtccaaatatgaacacattttttcttgtttctgttgttctttgATGCGTCCAACAAcatcattttgttgttgctttctatTCTAGATGTCATACACGTATCCCTGTTGTGCCATAATCATATAAATCTGGGAACAACACAatgcattcatcaaatatgaaaTCCATTCACAAAAGTACCAATATTTGATCTATTATTTGTTCCTGCagctatatatacatacatccaTCATGGAGCTAAACTTAATAAACATCAGTTCAATAACCCATAGCAGTTGGCATGATCAACAAATGTAACCCAAAAACCACTGATATCTCATACTAGCTACTGATCATAATTAAACTGTACTTGCAGGCCAAAAATAGATACTTAGACCAACTGCATAACTAGTTAATATGGGTTATAGATGATGCATGTCCAAAATTAGAATCTTCTCGACACACtagctttgttgaaattggctgacATACTTTGCCCACTTGGCCCGGACCTGATCAATgtctttttgtgtgtagaagtgatttgctttcctttcccactgcaagtataaaaaaaaaaatacaagttaatgtgaATGGATATGTTTCACAACATTAATCAGAATTGGAAggagttgatatatatatatatacctaccTTAGCACTCCACTGTTGATTTTTGTCCTCCGCTATGTCTTTCATGTAATGCATAATCCACAGTCCACAAGTTTTATCGCCCAATTGCTCCGGAATGCCCTGAAACATCATAAAATTATTGAATACTTGGCTGATGCTATGGAATAAAAAGAACATTTGTTGAAGTAAAATCAACTAGCATATAGTTAGCTGGTTTGCAACTCGTACCGCACAATTTTTCCATTGAACTATTTTTCTGCCTTTCCTATTTTTCTGTGCATTGTATATTCTGATGGAACTGAAACAACATGATGAGAACAACAATCAGCCAGAAACTGAACAACTTACAAAGTAACATTTAGATAGAAATAATTCCAACAAAATGCAAGTATAACAACCAATTTAACATTGAACCAAACTGAATGTAGAAGCCACTTACTCGTCCACAATAGTTTTCCATTCACCGGTGATGAGTCGCCTCTTTAATGGATCCATGAAGTGCACCACTTCTTCACCGGAGTTCACAACCGTCAACATCCAATGACAACTAACATTAAAATGTTCAACTCAATACCCAAATTAATGAAGATAACATGCATTTATATTGTAGATATTAGGAGGTAAGGTCTAAATCAAAATTGCTTACCCTGAGTTATAGGGAACTAGAAAAACCTGGCCAGGCTTCCCATTTCCATACCGAACAGCTAGAGAACGAGCTCGTTCTGTTGGATTTCCACACGCAAGTGCACCAGTGTGATCAGGGTCTATGAAGGCGATCATTTCCAgcatctttgttttcttcaaaaCCTGATAGAGGTAGCTACAAAAACAGCAGATTTAGTTTAACAGCAATTACAACACTGAAGATGGCCACCATACAACCTAATACAATTTAACAGATTTAATGTGCACTACAAACCTCATATACATCACTAATGAGCCGTTCGATATCTCCTTCATATTGGTCATGGCATACACATCCCTCCTAAAGATAGCTACCTTCTTTGGATGGCCGAAAAGATCTTCTCCCAAAGTGGTGTGGATGGTGAACCCATCCTTTAAGAATGTGTTGGCCCATTGGCACAACATCTTTAGGGGTAAAGGCAACTTGGCTGGCAGGTTTTGAAGGTCatcatgatcatcatcatcatatatgtCTCTATTTCTCTTCTTCACAATTTTACGCTTTACTCCTTCCTATATTTATAAACAATAATATGCATCATTATTAGATAAAATAGTTTAGGGTTTCTGAAAATGTACTAATGAACAAATGAAATTACCTTTTGCTCAACTGTGGGGGTATAATCAAGTTTTTAGGCCAAGCAACGCATGTGCCAATCGCATCGCGTATTTTGACAATCTCATCTTTGATAGGAAATGGTAGCAAAGCATCTTCAACAATAGCTTTGGTGCCTGACACGCGCACATTTTCCTCTCCCATTGGAACACCATGGATTGTTTGTTTGCTAGCCTCAATATCAACTTCAACGATGGTTCCAAGAGCAACTACATTATCCAATGAATTTATTGCTAGCTTAGACTCCAACTTGACCGTATTGGTCATAACCTGAGATTTCTGAAACAGTTAGCATAAATCAGATTTCAGAAATCGGCATGCATCAATAAGTGTGTTCTATCAATCTAACCATAAGGGTAACAGAATGTAAAGGAAGGAAGGTAAGGTCATAGGGTGCAGTTTACCGAAAGTTCTTCCCAGAAT contains these protein-coding regions:
- the LOC112176003 gene encoding uncharacterized protein LOC112176003 — protein: MLEMIAFIDPDHTGALACGNPTERARSLAVRYGNGKPGQVFLVPYNSGSIRIYNAQKNRKGRKIVQWKNCAGIPEQLGDKTCGLWIMHYMKDIAEDKNQQWSAKIYMIMAQQGYVYDI